The Cellvibrio polysaccharolyticus genomic interval TTGTCGGCAAGAAAACGGTAACCGGCGTGACCTTGACGGAGCAGGGCAGGCAAGCGTTTATTCGTTATCTGGACAACATGCAAAACCTGATTAACGAAGCAACCGGTACAGTTTAGGTCATTGTGATGCATGATTCTTACTGGCTGATGCCGGATTTATGCCGCTTGCCTATTCAGGTGAGCGGCTTTTTTCAGTATTTGCGTTACAGCCTGTCCGGCTTGGAAAAATGTTGATTGGAAAGGCGTTGAGAAATCCCGCCAAAGCAGATAAATTAATGCATATTTATCTGATATATATGGTTAAAAAGTATGCAGGATTTTTCTGTTAATGAGCACCCGCATCGGCGTTTGAATCCGTTGACCGGTGAATGGCTGCTGGTGTCGCCCCATCGCACCAGGCGTCCCTGGCAAGGGCAGCAGGAAGCCAACGCCTGGCCAAACTCGCCATCGCATGATGCCGGTTGTTACTTGTGTCCGGGCAATGAGCGGGCGGACGGTTCTCGCAATCCGGTTTATAACAGTACCTTTGTATTCACCAATGACTTTGCCGCGTTAATGCCGGAAGTACCTTCGGCTGGGGTGGTGGACGATCCTCTGTTTACCATTCATGAAGAGTCCGGCACCAGCCGGGTAATCTGTTTTTCTCCCGACCATAGCAAAACCCTGCCGTTACTTTCGGATGAAGAAATTCAAGCGGTGGTCGCTACCTGGATTGAACAATCGCGCGAGCTGGGTGCGCTCTATCCGTCGGTGCAAATTTTCGAAAATAAAGGTGCGGTGATGGGCTGCTCCAACCCGCACCCGCATGGTCAGATCTGGGCGCAATCCAGTGTGCCTACGCTGATCAGCCGTGAAGACGAGGGGCAAAAAAACTACTTTCAGCGCACTGGCTCTCCCTTGCTGCTGGACTACGCCCAAAAAGAAATCGCCAGAGCAGAGCGCCTGGTTGTTGAGAATGAAGACTGGGTAGTGGTAGTGCCGTTTTGGGCCGCCTGGCCTTACGAAACCTTGCTGTTGCCCAAAGCGCATCGTCCGAGAATGACAGATCTGTCTGCCAGCGAACAAAAAAGCCTCGGCGATATTCTGCGTAACCTGACAGCACGCTACGACAATCTTTTTGAATGTTCTTTTCCCTATT includes:
- a CDS encoding UDP-glucose--hexose-1-phosphate uridylyltransferase, which gives rise to MQDFSVNEHPHRRLNPLTGEWLLVSPHRTRRPWQGQQEANAWPNSPSHDAGCYLCPGNERADGSRNPVYNSTFVFTNDFAALMPEVPSAGVVDDPLFTIHEESGTSRVICFSPDHSKTLPLLSDEEIQAVVATWIEQSRELGALYPSVQIFENKGAVMGCSNPHPHGQIWAQSSVPTLISREDEGQKNYFQRTGSPLLLDYAQKEIARAERLVVENEDWVVVVPFWAAWPYETLLLPKAHRPRMTDLSASEQKSLGDILRNLTARYDNLFECSFPYSMGWHGAPFAVKGQADNAEYWQLHAHFYPPLLRSATVKKFMVGYEMLAEPQRDLSPEQAAERLRAQHPVHFRLR